The following nucleotide sequence is from Aggregicoccus sp. 17bor-14.
CGCGCGCAGGTCGCGCCCCGGCAGGTCCACCTCGTAGGTCTCGGCGCGCAGGCGCTTGCTCCACAGGCGCACCACGCGCTCGTGTTCACTCTCCAGCATGTCGGCCAGGGCCGCGATGGGATCGAGGTTCGCCACGGGTGCCCCACACGGTGGCCACGCGCCGCCTGCCCGGCCACCCTCCCCTCTCCCCGTGTGTCCACCGCCTGGCGGGCGCCGTTGCCCCGGGGCGCGCGAGGCCTCACCTTCCCGCGTGGGAATGGGGTCCAGCGGCCGCGGACAGAACGAGCTGAGCGAGCGGGGCGCGGAGCGCCTCTCGGATCAGACCATGGTGCAGCTGTACCGCGGCGAGCTGGGGCGCGCGGACCGCTGGCGCACGCGCCTGGACACCACCACCAACTGGGCCATCACCACCACCGCGGCCGTCATCTCCTTCGGCTTCGCGAGCCCCGCGAGCCCCCACGCCATCCTGCTCGTGGGGCTCTGGATGGTGGTCACCTTCCTGCTCATCGAGGCGCGCCGCTACCGCTACTACGACCTGTGGAACCGCCGCACCCGCCTGCTCGAGGACGGCTTCTGGGCCCCGAAGCTGCGGCACGAGCCGGTGGACCCGGACGCGATGCGCGAGCTGGCCATCGAGCTGGAGCGCCCGCAGATCACGCTCAGCCTCTTCAGCGCCATCAGCACCCGGCTCAACCGCGCCTACGGCCCCATCTTCCTCGTGCTGCTGCTCGCCTGGTTCGTGAAGGTGTACACCCACCCCGCCCCGCCCGAGCACTTCCAGGACTTCGTCGCGCGCGCCCACATCGGGCCGGTGCCCGGCTGGTTCGTGATGGCCACGGTGACCTTCCTGTGCGCCCTGGCGACTTTCTTGTTCGCCAACTCCTTCCTCGGGCGCGCGCCGCTGGGAGAGCTGCGCACGCGGCCCCGCGGCCCCCGGCGCGCCCTGCTCAGCACCCTGGTGCGCCCCTACGCCGTGCGAAAGCCGCGCCGCCAGGGGGGCCCCCGCCGGGTGGGGCCGCCGCCTCCGCCCCCCTCCACGCCGCCCATCACGCACTGAGCCGCACACCCACATCTGCGGGGTGATGGCCCCGTTAACCCGCGCTGCTGCGCGCTGGGGAGCAGGCGGGCACCCGGGCGCGCTTTCGGGCTTCTCCCCTCGGGGCGCTTGGCGCTAAAGACTCGGCCACCATGGCTTCTACGCGCACTGTCACGATCATCAATGGCGACGGCATCGGCCCCGAGGTGATGGCCGCCACCGTCCGCGTCCTCGAGGCGACCAAGGCCCCGCTCGAGTTCGAGTACAAGGACGCCGGCACCGAGGTGGTCGCCAAGTACGGCACCAACCTCCCGCACGAGACGGTGGAGGCCGTCCTGCGCAGCAACGTCGCCCTCAAGGGCCCCACCGGCACCGTGGTGGGCGGCGGCATGGCCAGCGCCAACGTGGGCCTGCGCAAGCGCCTGGACCTCTACGCGAGCCTGCGCCCCGTCAAGAGCGTGCCCAGCGTGAAGACCCGCTACGAGGAGGTGGACCTCATCGTGGTGCGCGAGAACACCGAGAGCCTCTACGCCGGCCTCGAGCACATCATCGTGCCGGGCGTGGTGGAGAGCCTGAAGATCATCACCGAGAAGGCGAGCACCCGCATCGCCCGCTTCGCCTTCGACCACGCGAAGAAGATGGGGCGCAAGAAGGTGTCGGCCGTGCACAAGGCCAACATCATGAAGCTCTCGGACGGCCTCTTCCTCGACTGCTGCCGCAAGGTGGCGCGCGAGTACCCCGAGCTGCAGTACGAGGAGGTCATCGTCGACAACCTCTGCATGCAGCTGGTGAAGAACCCCAACCGCTTCGACGTGCTCGTCACCGAGAACCTCTACGGCGACATCCTCTCGGACCTGTGCGCGGGCCTGGTGGGCGGCCTCGGCCTCGTGCCGGGCGCCAACATCGGCGAGCGCACCGCCGTGTTCGAGGCCGTGCACGGCACCGCCCCGGACATCGCCGGCAAGGGCATCGCCAACCCCACCGCGCTGCTGATGAGCGCGGTGATGATGCTCGAGTGGCTGGACCTGCGCGACGAGGCGAAGAAGATCGAGCTCGCGCTGCAGAAGGTGTACGGCGAGGGCAAGGTGCGCACCGGCGACCTCGGCGGCGGCGCCACCACCCGCGAGTTCACCGACGCGGTCATCGCCGCGCTGTAGTCCCCCGGGGCCGGCGGGCGCGCTTCAGTGCGGCGCGCCCGCGTCCTCTGCTTCCGTGCGCCGGCGCTCCTCGAGCGCCCGGCGCACCCGTTCCACCAGCTGGGCGATGTCGTAGGGCTTGAGCAGCAGCTCGAGCACTCCGGGCCCGGTGAGCGCCTCCGCCCCCTTGCGGTTGGTCGTCGTGAGCACCACCGGCACGCCCCGCATCTCGGGCAGCGCGCGGAAGCTCGCGTAGTACGCCCAGCTCACGTCGAAGGGCACGCTGATGTCGTAGACCACCACCTCCGGGCGCACGAGCTGCAGGAGCGCGCGCGGCTTCACCCGCCCGTGCTGCAGCTCCCACGCGCGCACCCCCCAGGTGCGAAAGCCCTCTCCTTCGAGCAGCTGCCCCATCAGCGCGAGCGCATCCTCGCTCGCGTTCACGATGAGCACCGCGGGAAGCTGCGCCTCTGCGTCGTGCGCCTCGGCCATGGAGCCCTCCTGAGGGGAAAGGGTAGCCCCCGGCCCCACCGGCCACAGCGCGCGTCGGGTACGGGTTTCCCCGCAAGGCCGGGCGGCGGCGGGGCAGGCGGGGGCAAGGGCGCGGGGCCCCGCCCGCCGGCGCTAGCCCACCGTCACCTTGCGCACGCCGCGCGCGCTCAGGAGGCCCGGCAGCCGCTCGCGCTGGTCGCCCTGCAGCACCAGCGCGTCCTCCTCGCGGGTGCCGCCGCAGCCCAGGCTCCCCTTGAGCGCCTTGAGCCAGACCTCCAGCTCCGCGTCGCGCAAGCCCAGCCCCTCCACCACCGTCACCTCCTTGCCCCCGCGCCCCTTGCGCTCCATGCGCACCACGGCGCGCGCGGGGCCCTTCGGCTCAAGAGGGGGCGCGGCCTCGCGCGGAGGCGGCCCGGGCGGCAGCCCCTCGCGCGCGCCGGCAAGCTGCGCGAAGGGGTTGTGGAAGGGGGCCGCGGGCGGCGGCGGCAGCGTCTTGTCCTTCTTCGACACGGCAGAGGCCTCCGCTCAGTGCTCGTGGCCTTCGTGTGCCTCGGGGGCCGGCGCCGCGGGCAGCCGCGCGAAGGCGGGCGCGTCCGGGTTACCGCCGGTCATGATCAGCGCGTAGAGGAAGGGCGGGAAGGCCATCGCCTCGCGGCCGTTCACCACGACCAGCGGGGTGCCCTTCAGGTCGTGCTTCATGGCGTAGTCGATGTCCTGCTGCAGCTTCGCCTGCGTGTCGGCGCTGTCCATGCAGGCCTGCAGCTGGGCGCGCGGCACCGAGCCCGCCGAGGCGATCTCCACCACGCTCTCCGGCGTGAGCCCCACCTGGTTCGCGAAGAGGCGCTCGCGCAGGGACCAGAAGTCCTCCGCGCCCTCCAGGCAGATCTGCGCCTTGGCCGCGAGGCAGCGCACGTTGGTGCCATCGGTGGCCCGCGGCGGCATCTTCGGGTTGCACGCCGAGTCGAGCGGGAACTGGCGCGCCTCGAGCGAGAAGCTGCCCGGGGGCGCGCGGCGCTTGAGCTCCGCCACCGCCTCCACCAGCGCCTTGCAGTGCGGGCAGCGGCTGTCCGTCCACTCGACCATCTTCACCGGCGCCTCCTTCGGGCCGTAGAGCCGGCGCGCGGGGGCGAAGGCCGCCTGCGGCTTGGAGGCGCGGTAGGCCGCGAGCGCGGTGGCCATGAACTGCTTCTCGCGCGGGCCGAGCTCGTCGATGTACTCCTCGAGCGAGCCCGGGGCGGCCGGCCCCTGCTGCGCCTGCGCGGGGAGCAGCGACCCCGCCCCTTCCGCGCTCGCGCTCGGCGTGGCGAGCCCCGGCCCCAGCAGCGCGAGGAACGCCGCGAGCGCGATGCCGCCGCTCCAGCCCAGCGCCTTGCCCCACTCGCCCGCGAGCGGCGCGAGCGGACCGGGCAGCCCCTTGAGGGCCACCGCCGCGAACGCGAGCACCAGCACGTAGGTGCCGAGGCAGGTGGGGCACAGCGCGCCCGCGTTCGCGCTCGCCACCGCGAACACCAGCGTCCCCACCACGCCCGCAGCCGCCGTGAGGCGCAGCCCGTTCACCGCCGGGCGCACCGCCTGCCGCTTGCGCGCCCAGACGAGGTAGAGCGCCGCGAGCGCGCTCGCGGTGAGGCCCCACACCAGCCCCAGCCCCGCCACCGGCATCCCCAGCACGTGGTGCACGGCCGAGGCGAAGGGCGAGTTCCACACCGTCTCGCAGTTCACGTGCTCGGACACGCCACACACCGTGGCGCCGCCGGAGCGCAGCGTGAGCAGCTGCATCCACTGGAACACCGCGAGGGCCGTCTCGGCGAGCCCCAGCACGAGCAGCGCCGTGGCGGCGCGGGTGGGAACGGGCGACTGGGTTTGGGCCTTCTGACGCATGCGTGCTTGCTCCGTGGCAAATGCCGTGGGGGCTCTATATAGCGACCGGCATGGAACCGCTGAGCCTGCATTTTGTTCACGAGAAGGCCCAGGCCCGCTTCTCGGAGGTGGGAGGCCGGGAGCTGGTGGCGTCTTACGGCGCCCCAGGTGGGCCCGAAGCCGAGTACCGCGCCGCCCGCGAGGCCGTGGCCGTGCACGACGCGTCCTACCGCGAGTGGGTGCGCCTCACCGGGGAGGACCGCGCCAGCTTCCTGCACGGCATGGTCACCCAGGACGTGAAGGGGCTCGCCCCCCTCGCCACCGCCTACGCCACGCTCGTCACGGTGAAGGGCAGCATGGTGGCGGACGCGCGCCTGGTGCGCCGCGAGGAGGACCTGCTCCTGGACGTGGAGCCGGGCGCGGGCGCCCGCGTGCGCGAGTTCCTGGAGAAGTACCTCATCAGCGAGGACGCCGAGCTGCACGACGCGACGGCCCAGCTGGGGCTGCTGCGGCTGCTCGGCCCCCAGGCCCCCGGGCTGCTCGGCGGCCTGACGGAGGGCCCCCTGCCCTCGCCCGGCACCAGCCGCCCCGCCACCGTCGCGGGTGTTCAGCTCCTGCTGGTGGGGCCTCCGGCCACCGGGGGCTTCGGCGTCCCCCAGGTGGACCTGCTCTGCCCGCGCGAGGGCCTGGAGCCGGTGTGGGCAGCCCTCACGGCCGTCGGCGCCAGGCCCCTGGGCTACGAGGCGCTGGAGCTCTTGCGGGTGGAGGCGGGCACGCCGCGCTTCGGCCAGGACCTGGTGGAGACCACCATCCCGCTCGAGGCGAACCTCCAGCACGCCATCTCGTACAACAAGGGTTGCTACATCGGGCAGGAGGTCATCGCCCGCGCCACCTTCCGCGGCCACATGAACCGCACCCTCGCGGGCTTCCTCCTCGGGGACGCGCCGGCCCCCGCCGGCAGCGACCTCATGCGCGAGGGCAAGCGCGTGGGCTGGCTCACCAGCGTGGTGCACTCGCCGCGGCTCGGCCAGTGGGTGGCGCTTGGCTTCGTGCGGCGCGAGGTGGAGCCGGGCACCGCCCTGCAGCTGGGCGAGGGCCCGCGCACGGCCACCGTGCGGGCGCTGCCCTTCGGCTGAGGGGCGCACGAAAGGACCCTTGTGCGGGCGCGCCCTGCGCCCCACCGTGGGCTCGAGGAGGAGGCAGCACATGCGGACGGCGTGGATGCTGGGGCTGGGCCTGGGGCTGT
It contains:
- a CDS encoding DUF2270 domain-containing protein: MGSSGRGQNELSERGAERLSDQTMVQLYRGELGRADRWRTRLDTTTNWAITTTAAVISFGFASPASPHAILLVGLWMVVTFLLIEARRYRYYDLWNRRTRLLEDGFWAPKLRHEPVDPDAMRELAIELERPQITLSLFSAISTRLNRAYGPIFLVLLLAWFVKVYTHPAPPEHFQDFVARAHIGPVPGWFVMATVTFLCALATFLFANSFLGRAPLGELRTRPRGPRRALLSTLVRPYAVRKPRRQGGPRRVGPPPPPPSTPPITH
- a CDS encoding isocitrate dehydrogenase (NAD(+)): MASTRTVTIINGDGIGPEVMAATVRVLEATKAPLEFEYKDAGTEVVAKYGTNLPHETVEAVLRSNVALKGPTGTVVGGGMASANVGLRKRLDLYASLRPVKSVPSVKTRYEEVDLIVVRENTESLYAGLEHIIVPGVVESLKIITEKASTRIARFAFDHAKKMGRKKVSAVHKANIMKLSDGLFLDCCRKVAREYPELQYEEVIVDNLCMQLVKNPNRFDVLVTENLYGDILSDLCAGLVGGLGLVPGANIGERTAVFEAVHGTAPDIAGKGIANPTALLMSAVMMLEWLDLRDEAKKIELALQKVYGEGKVRTGDLGGGATTREFTDAVIAAL
- a CDS encoding two-component system response regulator; protein product: MAEAHDAEAQLPAVLIVNASEDALALMGQLLEGEGFRTWGVRAWELQHGRVKPRALLQLVRPEVVVYDISVPFDVSWAYYASFRALPEMRGVPVVLTTTNRKGAEALTGPGVLELLLKPYDIAQLVERVRRALEERRRTEAEDAGAPH
- a CDS encoding translation initiation factor, whose amino-acid sequence is MSKKDKTLPPPPAAPFHNPFAQLAGAREGLPPGPPPREAAPPLEPKGPARAVVRMERKGRGGKEVTVVEGLGLRDAELEVWLKALKGSLGCGGTREEDALVLQGDQRERLPGLLSARGVRKVTVG
- a CDS encoding thioredoxin domain-containing protein translates to MRQKAQTQSPVPTRAATALLVLGLAETALAVFQWMQLLTLRSGGATVCGVSEHVNCETVWNSPFASAVHHVLGMPVAGLGLVWGLTASALAALYLVWARKRQAVRPAVNGLRLTAAAGVVGTLVFAVASANAGALCPTCLGTYVLVLAFAAVALKGLPGPLAPLAGEWGKALGWSGGIALAAFLALLGPGLATPSASAEGAGSLLPAQAQQGPAAPGSLEEYIDELGPREKQFMATALAAYRASKPQAAFAPARRLYGPKEAPVKMVEWTDSRCPHCKALVEAVAELKRRAPPGSFSLEARQFPLDSACNPKMPPRATDGTNVRCLAAKAQICLEGAEDFWSLRERLFANQVGLTPESVVEIASAGSVPRAQLQACMDSADTQAKLQQDIDYAMKHDLKGTPLVVVNGREAMAFPPFLYALIMTGGNPDAPAFARLPAAPAPEAHEGHEH
- a CDS encoding folate-binding protein YgfZ, with the protein product MEPLSLHFVHEKAQARFSEVGGRELVASYGAPGGPEAEYRAAREAVAVHDASYREWVRLTGEDRASFLHGMVTQDVKGLAPLATAYATLVTVKGSMVADARLVRREEDLLLDVEPGAGARVREFLEKYLISEDAELHDATAQLGLLRLLGPQAPGLLGGLTEGPLPSPGTSRPATVAGVQLLLVGPPATGGFGVPQVDLLCPREGLEPVWAALTAVGARPLGYEALELLRVEAGTPRFGQDLVETTIPLEANLQHAISYNKGCYIGQEVIARATFRGHMNRTLAGFLLGDAPAPAGSDLMREGKRVGWLTSVVHSPRLGQWVALGFVRREVEPGTALQLGEGPRTATVRALPFG